The Mercenaria mercenaria strain notata chromosome 8, MADL_Memer_1, whole genome shotgun sequence genome has a segment encoding these proteins:
- the LOC123566340 gene encoding E3 ubiquitin-protein ligase trul-1-like, which produces MEGTESDLPLFVPLAPLNDYFQCSICMCNLTVSTMTVCGHRYCEKCISEWVNRQHKCPCCNHPLTTSQLIKDHQFDSLISTIGGEKEKAESKYFENLITEAAMPEGGSSRNMTPVEAVLKEHLKKGLMEHENYFQTLKKSFETKMTVLETTTEKAVMELSSHGLSDQEVTLQTQDLRITLQRQKEELHRELDRCAQMVAETYDKYLSSHIPSLDVLPVKATVILASKNIQIPDIVFDPTDSLKQVRDNVESAMIKKHNPVHEWQQDVRMFLFGPFAKCSECEMEKIVNDYLTTGVLIQDVQVITEGCMLGLQYAMKPGSVILIYGTVKLESDLPKKCFVEVFKKGDTSQRVDYFSCNNCSFKWICRSCMEVCHSGHDVVPYIMQHQPNWACCYCPKKKVCRIQTTG; this is translated from the exons ATGGAAGGGACAGAAAGTGATTTACCTTTATTCGTACCT CTAGCGCCATTGAATGATTACTTCCAATGTTCAATATGTATGTGCAATCTAACAGTTTCAACAATGACTGTATGCGGACATAGGTACTGTGAGAAATGTATCTCAGAGTGGGTGAACAGACAACATAAATGTCCATGCTGTAATCATCCACTCACAACAAGTCAGCTGATAAAGGATCATCAGTTTGATAGCTTAATCA GTACAATAGGAGGTGAAAAAGAGAAGGCTGAATCTAAATACTTTGAGAACCTTATCACAGAAG CTGCAATGCCTGAAGGAGGATCCAGTAGAAACATGACACCTGTAGAAGCTGTACTTAAAG AACATTTGAAGAAGGGTCTGATGGAACATGAAAATTACTTTCAG ACATTGAAGAAGTCATTTGAGACGAAGATGACGGTACTGGAGACTACAACAGAGAAAGCTGTCATGGAACTGAGTTCTCATGGCCTTTCTGATCAAG AGGTGACCCTGCAGACTCAGGATCTGAGGATCACGCTACAGAGACAGAAAGAAGAATTACATAGAGAGTTAGATAGATGTGCTCAAATGGTTGCCGAGACATATGATAA gtaTCTGTCAAGCCACATTCCAAGTCTTGATGTACTACCTGTAAAAGCTACTGTGATATTGGccagtaaaaatattcaaataccagACATTGTCTTCGATCCAACTGACag CTTGAAGCAGGTACGAGACAATGTTGAATCAGCCATGATAAAGAAACACAATCCAGTACATGAATGGCAGCAAGATGTGAGAATGTTCTTATTTGg GCCATTTGCAAAATGTAGTGAATGTGAGATGGAGAAGATTGTAAATGACTATCTCACCACAGGTGTACTAATACAAGATGTACAGGTGATAACTGAAGGATGTATGCTGGGCCTACAATATGCAATG aaaCCAGGAAGTGTGATACTGATATATGGAACAGTGAAGTTGGAAAGTGATCTACCAAAGAAATGTTTTGTTGAGGTATTCAAGAAAGGTGATACAAGTCAACGGGTAGACTACTTCTCATGTAATAATTGCtcatttaaat GGATATGTAGGTCATGTATGGAAGTTTGTCACTCAG gGCATGATGTGGTACCTTATATAATGCAGCATCAACCAAACTG GGCCTGCTGCTACTGTCCGAAGAAGAAAGTTTGTAGAATTCAGACCACAGGATAA